The genomic stretch CAGCCCAAATCTACAGTTTCGTAGACTTGAGCTGCCTCTAGTTTTTCTAGTCAGCAGGAACACATTTTACTTTAATCGTATTTTTTCTTGTTTTTCTACTTGAATAATTCTCCCATCTTGAACGACTAATGTGATTGTTCCAAATTTTAAACCACTAAGTAACGATTCCACGACCTCAATGATGGGTTTTAAGTCGTTGGCTTGGCTCATGGGCTTCCTCCTAGATATTAATTACAACTAAGTCTATCAGAATTGTATGAATTGTCAATTTGAAAAATGATAATTTATTAAAAAAATTTAGGGCGATCGTTAAAGGCAAGAATTTCAAGTCAATGAGGTAGAACATTAAAGTCAGAAAATGCAAGTGGAATATTTTATACTACGCTACCATTGCCCAGATTACGAATTCCTTATTTCTGACTTAAATATCAGTTCTTTTACAAAGTTGGTGAATATACAATTACTTAAGGAAGATAATAATGGAATAATAATTTTTTGTATTTAGAGGAGGTACGTTTTGTCGATACTTCATAACGAACCATTGGTTTCAGCGGTGATCGCGTGGTTTATTGCACAGTTCTTAAAGGTTATTATTCATTTGTTTAAAGAAAAGGACTTTGATATATCTAAGTTTTTTGCCTCTGGTGGTATGCCAAGTTCACATTCTTCTACGGTGACAGGATTAGCACTGAGTGTA from Arthrobacter citreus encodes the following:
- a CDS encoding YezD family protein — protein: MSQANDLKPIIEVVESLLSGLKFGTITLVVQDGRIIQVEKQEKIRLK